In a genomic window of Polycladomyces abyssicola:
- the cobM gene encoding precorrin-4 C(11)-methyltransferase: protein MSLEPKVYIVGAGPGDPDLITVKGLRILQETDVVVYTDSLVSQDLVTRAKADARIVPSAGMTLEEIIQTMVTHVRRGESVVRLHTGDPAVFGATFEQMALLRKKGVPFEVVPGVSSVFASAAVLGVELTIPELTQTVIFTRAEGRTPVPEKERLAELARHHTTIALFLSATLAKKVTHELITAGWSEETPVAVVQRATWPDQKVVRTTLGRLDQDMREAGIRNHAMILAGWALDTDLEEKGTFRSKLYDKTFTHSYRKGVKQP, encoded by the coding sequence ATGAGCTTGGAACCGAAAGTATACATCGTCGGCGCCGGCCCGGGCGATCCCGATCTGATTACAGTGAAAGGGCTGCGGATTTTGCAAGAGACGGACGTCGTCGTCTACACCGATTCGTTGGTGAGCCAAGACTTGGTTACCCGCGCCAAAGCGGATGCACGGATTGTTCCCAGTGCGGGAATGACGCTGGAGGAAATCATCCAAACCATGGTTACCCACGTCCGACGTGGCGAGAGCGTGGTACGCCTGCACACCGGAGACCCGGCCGTATTTGGAGCGACGTTTGAGCAGATGGCCTTGCTGCGCAAAAAAGGGGTTCCGTTTGAAGTGGTACCGGGGGTGAGCTCGGTGTTTGCCTCAGCCGCCGTGTTGGGAGTGGAGCTGACCATCCCCGAACTTACCCAAACCGTCATCTTCACCCGGGCGGAAGGGCGTACCCCTGTACCCGAGAAGGAGCGGCTGGCGGAGCTGGCCCGGCACCATACCACCATCGCCTTGTTTTTGAGTGCGACATTGGCCAAAAAGGTGACCCACGAGCTGATCACTGCCGGTTGGTCAGAAGAGACACCTGTGGCCGTGGTTCAGCGGGCGACGTGGCCCGATCAGAAGGTGGTGCGCACCACGCTGGGCCGATTGGATCAGGACATGCGGGAAGCGGGCATACGCAATCACGCAATGATTTTGGCCGGATGGGCACTGGACACAGATTTGGAGGAGAAGGGAACATTCCGGTCCAAACTGTACGACAAAACCTTTACGCACAGTTACAGGAAAGGAGTGAAGCAGCCGTGA